The Pseudooceanicola aestuarii DNA segment CCCGATCCCCAGATCGCCACCGGCTCTCCCCGCCGCGCGGCGCCGCGCAGCCAGCCCTGCCAGCCGGTGATCTGTGCCGCCGCACGGGTGGCCAGACCGGCGATGGCGCGCGTGGTCTCTCGCGCCGGTTCGGCCAGGGGGGCGGGGCGGTCGCGGGCGGGATCGGCCACCGCTTCGGCCACCAGGTATTGCCCGTTGTATTCGCGCCGCAGCTCCAGCAGGCCAAAGCCCGCGCGGCGCAGCGCCCGCGCCAGAGATCCGGCGGTGAAATAGCTGCAATGCTCGTAATAGATGTCCTCGAAGGCGCCGGTCTGCCAGATCCGGGTGGCATCCGGCACCTCGATACAGAGCACGGCACCGGGATTGGCAGCCAGGTGGCGGTGCATCCGGCCCAGCATTTCGGCCACGGGGCCGACATGTTCCAGCATGTGGCGCGCGCACAGCAGATCGGCGGGCAGGTCCAGATGGGCATCGGTGTAATACTCGGGGATCAGCCGCAGGCTGCCCCGGCGCGGTGGCGGCAGGCGGCCGGGCAGGGCGCTTGGGTCGATGCCGGTGCCCCGCATGTCCCCCAGCTCGGCCAGGAGGTGCAGGAAATCCCCCTTGGAACATCCGATCTCCACCACCTGACCGCCGTCCAGCCCGTGCCGGGCGATCAGCCCGCGCGCCAGATCCGCGGCGAAGCCGTTGAACCGGGGGGAGAAGCTTTGCTGATCCTCGTATTCCGGCGCATAGGCCGACCAGCGCGGATCGAAGGCGGTGTTGACCACCAGGCCGCAGGCCGGGCAGGGGGCCAGATGGACCTCTCCGGTGGGAAAGGCCGCGGCGGCGGCGGCGCCGTCCAGCATCAGGCAGGAATGCACCGGCACCGGCCCGGTGCGGTAAACGGGTGGATCCAGCGGCGCGGCGCAGGCGGGGCAGGGGGTCATGCGGTGATTTCTCTCAGCCGGGGGACGGGGATCAGGATGCGCCCGCCCCGCGCCAGGTAGGGGGCGTTCTGTGCGATGATCTCCGGGGCGAAGTTCCAGGCCAGCAACAGCAGGGCATCGGGGGTGTCGTCTGCGTGCAGGGCGCTGGCCGGGCGGATGGGGATATCGGTGCCGGGCATGGCCAGGCCCTGTTTCCAATCGCTCTTGTCGTAGATGCAGCGCAGGGTGCCGGGGGGCAGGTCCAGCAGATGCAACAGGGTGGTGGCCTTGGCCGCCGCGCCGTATCCGGCCAGGCGGGCGCCCTGTGCCTTCAGCCGCAGCAGGGCGGCGCGGGTGTCCTGCGCGATCTGGCCCATCCGGTCCAGCAGCGGCGCATAGAGATCCGGGGACCGGATGTCGCGCGCCGCCTCCCGCGCCAGCAGAGCCGTCAGCCGGGGGCTTTGCCCGGGCTGGCGACCGACGAACAGGCGCAGCGATCCGCCGTGGATCGCCAGCGGTTCGGCATCGTTCAGCACCAGACCGGCCCGCG contains these protein-coding regions:
- a CDS encoding class I SAM-dependent methyltransferase: MTPCPACAAPLDPPVYRTGPVPVHSCLMLDGAAAAAAFPTGEVHLAPCPACGLVVNTAFDPRWSAYAPEYEDQQSFSPRFNGFAADLARGLIARHGLDGGQVVEIGCSKGDFLHLLAELGDMRGTGIDPSALPGRLPPPRRGSLRLIPEYYTDAHLDLPADLLCARHMLEHVGPVAEMLGRMHRHLAANPGAVLCIEVPDATRIWQTGAFEDIYYEHCSYFTAGSLARALRRAGFGLLELRREYNGQYLVAEAVADPARDRPAPLAEPARETTRAIAGLATRAAAQITGWQGWLRGAARRGEPVAIWGSGSKCVAFLRAMGPEAARAVTTLVDINPHRAGHFAPGMALPVSRPEDLTRSPPARVIAMNPIYTAEITARLARLGLSLPVQALGTPPA